One Homo sapiens chromosome 3, GRCh38.p14 Primary Assembly genomic window carries:
- the USP19 gene encoding ubiquitin carboxyl-terminal hydrolase 19 isoform 30 (isoform 30 is encoded by transcript variant 30), protein MSGGASATGPRRGPPGLEDTTSKKKQKDRANQESKDGDPRKETGSRYVAQAGLEPLASGDPSASASHAAGITGSRHRTRLFFPSSSGSASTPQEEQTKEGACEDPHDLLATPTPELLLDWRQSAEEVIVKLRVGVGPLQLEDVDAAFTDTDCVVRFAGGQQWGGVFYAEIKSSCAKVQTRKGSLLHLTLPKKVPMLTWPSLLVEADEQLCIPPLNSQTCLLGSEENLAPLAGEKAVPPGNDPVSPAMVRSRNPGKDDCAKEEMAVAADAATLVDEPESMVNLAFVKNDSYEKGPDSVVVHVYVKEICRDTSRVLFREQDFTLIFQTRDGNFLRLHPGCGPHTTFRWQVKLRNLIEPEQCTFCFTASRIDICLRKRQSQRWGGLEAPAARVGGAKVAVPTGPTPLDSTPPGGAPHPLTGQEEARAVEKDKSKARSEDTGLDSVATRTPMEHVTPKPETHLASPKPTCMVPPMPHSPVSGDSVEEEEEEEKKVCLPGFTGLVNLGNTCFMNSVIQSLSNTRELRDFFHDRSFEAEINYNNPLGTGGRLAIGFAVLLRALWKGTHHAFQPSKLKAIVASKASQFTGYAQHDAQEFMAFLLDGLHEDLNRIQNKPYTETVDSDGRPDEVVAEEAWQRHKMRNDSFIVDLFQGQYKSKLVCPVCAKVSITFDPFLYLPVPLPQKQKVLPVFYFAREPHSKPIKFLVSVSKENSTASEVLDSLSQSVHVKPENLRLAEVIKNRFHRVFLPSHSLDTVSPSDTLLCFELLSSELAKERVVVLEVQQRPQVPSVPISKCAACQRKQQSEDEKLKRCTRCYRVGYCNQLCQKTHWPDHKGLCRPENIGYPFLVSVPASRLTYARLAQLLEGYARYSVSVFQPPFQPGRMALESQSPGCTTLLSTGSLEAGDSERDPIQPPELQLVTPMAEGDTGLPRVWAAPDRGPVPSTSGISSEMLASGPIEVGSLPAGERVSRPEAAVPGYQHPSEAMNAHTPQFFIYKIDSSNREQRLEDKGDTPLELGDDCSLALVWRNNERLQEFVLVASKELECAEDPGSAGEAARAGHFTLDQCLNLFTRPEVLAPEEAWYCPQCKQHREASKQLLLWRLPNVLIVQLKRFSFRSFIWRDKINDLVEFPVRNLDLSKFCIGQKEEQLPSYDLYAVINHYGGMIGGHYTACARLPNDRSSQRSDVGWRLFDDSTVTTVDESQVVTRYAYVLFYRRRNSPVERPPRAGHSEHHPDLGPAAEAAASQGLGPGQAPEVAPTRTAPERFAPPVDRPAPTYSNMEEVD, encoded by the exons ATGTCTGGCGGGGCCAGTGCCACAGGCCCAAGGAGAGGGCCCCCAGGACTGGAGGACACCACTAGTAAGAAGAAGCAGAAGGATCGAGCAAACCAGGAGAGCAAGGATGGAGATCCTAGGAAAG agacagggtctcgatatgttgcccaggctggtcttgaacctctggcctcaggtgatccttctgcctcagcctcccatgcagctgggatcacaggctcaCGCCACCGTACCCGGCTGTTCTTTCCTTCATCGTCAGGGTCAGCATCCACTCCTCAAGAGGAGCAGACCAAAGAGG GAGCTTGTGAAGACCCTCATGATCTCTTGGCTACTCCCACTCCAGAGTTGTTGCTCGATTGGAGGCAGAGTGCAGAAGAGGTGATTGTCAAGCTTCGTGTGGGAGTAGGTCCCCTGCAGCTGGAGGATGTAGATGCTGCTTTCACAGATACAGACTGTGTGGTGCGGTTTGCAG GTGGTCAGCAGTGGGGTGGTGTCTTCTATGCTGAGATAAAAAGCTCTTGTGCTAAAGTGCAAACCCGCAAGGGCAGTCTCCTGCACCTGACACTGCCCAAAAAGGTGCCTATGCTCACGTGGCCCTCCCTCCTG GTTGAGGCTGATGAACAGCTTTGCATACCACCGCTGAACTCCCAaacctgcctcctgggctcagaggaGAATTTAGCCCCTTTGGCAGGAGAGAAAGCAGTGCCTCCCGGGAATGACCCAGTCTCTCCAGCCATGGTCCGGAGCAGAAACCCTGGGAAAGATGACTGTGCCAAGGAGGAGATGGCAGTGGCAGCAGATGCTGCAACCTTGGTGGATG AGCCCGAGTCGATGGTGAACCTGGCGTTTGTCAAGAATGACTCGTATGAGAAGGGCCCGGATTCAGTGGTGGTGCACGTGTACGTGAAGGAGATCTGCAGGGACACCTCAAGAGTACTTTTCCGTGAGCAGGACTTCACGCTCATCTTCCAGACcag GGATGGAAACTTCCTGAGGCTGCACCCGGGCTGTGGGCCCCACACCACCTTCCGTTGGCAGGTGAAGCTCAG GAATCTGATTGAGCCAGAGCAGTGCACCTTCTGTTTCACGGCTTCTCGCATCGACATCTGCCTTCGTAAGAGGCAGAGTCAGCGCTGGGGGGGCCTGGAGGCCCCGGCTGCACGAG TGGGTGGTGCAAAGGTTGCCGTGCCGACAGGTCCAACCCCTCTGGATTCAACCCCACCAGGAGgtgctccccaccccctgacaggccagGAGGAGGCCCGGGCTGTGGAGAAGGATAAATCCAAGGCACGATCTGAGGACACAGGGCTAGACAGTGTGGCAACCCGCACACCCATGGAGCATGTAACCCCAAAGCCAGAGACACACCTGGCCTCG CCCAAGCCTACATGCATGGTGCCTCCCATGCCCCACAGCCCAGTTAGTGGAGACAgcgtggaggaggaggaagaggaagagaagaaggtgTGTCTGCCAGGCTTCACTGGCCTTGTCAATTTAGGCAACACCTGCTTCATGAACAGCGTCATTCAGTCTCTGTCCAACACTCGGGAACTCCGGGACTTCTTCCATG ACCGCTCCTTTGAGGCTGAGATCAACTACAACAACCCACTAGGGACTGGTGGGCGTCTGGCCATTGGCTTTGCCGTGCTGCTTCGGGCGCTGTGGAAGGGCACCCACCATGCCTTCCAGCCTTCCAAGTTGAAG GCCATTGTGGCGAGTAAGGCCAGCCAGTTCACAGGCTATGCACAGCATGATGCCCAGGAGTTCATGGCTTTCCTGCTGGATGGGCTGCACGAGGACCTGAATCGCATTCAGAACAAGCCCTACACAGAGACCGTGGATTCAGATGGGCGGCCCGATGAG GTGGTAGCTGAGGAAGCATGGCAGCGGCACAAGATGAGGAATGACTCTTTCATCGTGGACCTATTTCAGGGGCAGTACAAGTCGAAGCTGGTGTGCCCTGTGTGTGCCAAG GTCTCCATCACTTTTGACCCGTTTCTTTATCTGCCGGTGCCCTTGCCACAAAAGCAAAAGGTTCTCCCTGTCTTTTATTTTGCCCGAGAGCCCCACAGCAAGCCCATCAAG TTCCTGGTGAGCGTCAGCAAGGAGAACTCCACTGCGAGCGAAGTATTGGACTCCCTCTCTCAGAGTGTTCATGTGAAGCCTGAGAACCTGCGTTTGGCGGAG GTAATTAAGAATCGTTTTCATCGTGTGTTCCTACCCTCCCACTCACTGGACACTGTGTCCCCATCTGATACGCTCCTCTGCTTTGAGCTGCTATCCTCAGAGTTGGCTAAGGAGCGGGTAGTGGTGCTAGAGGTGCAACAG CGCCCCCAGGTGCCCAGCGTCCCCATCTCCAAGTGTGCAGCCTGCCAGCGGAAGCAACAGTCGGAGGATGAAAAGCTGAAGCGCTGTACCCGGTGCTACCGTGTGGGCTACTGCAACCA GCTCTGCCAGAAAACCCACTGGCCTGACCACAAGGGCCTCTGCCGACCTGAGAACATTGGCTACCCCTTCCTGGTCAGTGTACCTGCCTCACGCCTCACTTATGCCCGCCTCGCTCAGTTGCTAGAGGGCTATGCCCG GTACTCTGTGAGTGTATTCCAGCCACCCTTTCAGCCAGGCCGCATGGCCTTGGAGTCTCAGAGCCCTGGCTGCACCACACTGCTCTCCACAGGTTCCCTGGAGGCTGGGGACAGCGAGAGAGACCCCATTCAGCCACCTGAGCTCCAGCTGGTGACCCCTATGGCTGAGGGGGACACAGGGCTTCCCCGGGTGTGGGCAGCCCCTGACCGGGGTCCTGTGCCCAGCACCAGTGGAATTTCTTCTGAGATGCTGGCCAGTGGGCCCATTGAGGTTGGCTCCTTGCCAGCTGGCGAGAGGGTGTCCCGACCCGAAG CTGCTGTGCCTGGGTACCAGCATCCAAGTGAAGCTATGAATGCCCACACACCCCagttcttcatctataaaattgatTCATCCAACCGAGAGCAGCGGCTAGAGGACAAAG GAGACACCCCACTGGAGCTGGGTGACGACTGTAGCCTGGCTCTCGTCTGGCGGAACAATGAGCGCTTGCAGGAGTTTGTGTTGGTAGCCTCCAAGGAGCTGGAATGTGCTGAGGATCCAGGCTCTGCCGGTGAGGCTGCCCGGGCCGGCCACTTCACCCTGGACCAGTGCCTCAACCTCTTCACACGGCCTGAGGTGCTGGCACCCGAGGAGGCCTG GTACTGCCCACAGTGCAAACAGCACCGTGAGGCCTCCAAGCAGCTGTTGCTATGGCGCCTGCCAAATGTTCTCATCGTGCAGCTCAAGCGCTTCTCCTTTCGTAGTTTTATCTGGCGTGACAAGATCAATGACTTGGTGGAGTTCCCTGTTAG GAACCTGGACCTGAGCAAGTTCTGCATTGGTCAGAAAGAGGAGCAGCTGCCCAGCTACGATCTATATGCTGTCATCAACCACTATGGAGGCATGATTGGTGGCCACTACACTGCCTGTGCACGCCTGCCCAATGATCGTAGCAGTCAGCGCAGTGACGTGG GCTGGCGCTTGTTTGATGACAGCACAGTGACAACGGTAGACGAGAGCCAGGTTGTGACGCGTTATGCCTATGTACTCTTCTACCGCCGGCGGAACTCTCCTGTGGAGAGGCCCCCCAGGGCAGGTCACTCTGAGCACCACCCAGACCTAGGCCCTGCAGCTGAGGCTGCTGCCAGCCAG GGACTAGGCCCTGGCCAGGCCCCCGAGGTGGCCCCCACGCGGACAGCCCCTGAACGCTTCGCCCCCCCTGTGGATCGGCCAGCCCCCACCTACAGCAACATGGAGGAGGTGGATTAG
- the USP19 gene encoding ubiquitin carboxyl-terminal hydrolase 19 isoform 3 (isoform 3 is encoded by transcript variant 3) codes for MSGGASATGPRRGPPGLEDTTSKKKQKDRANQESKDGDPRKETGSRYVAQAGLEPLASGDPSASASHAAGITGSRHRTRLFFPSSSGSASTPQEEQTKEGACEDPHDLLATPTPELLLDWRQSAEEVIVKLRVGVGPLQLEDVDAAFTDTDCVVRFAGGQQWGGVFYAEIKSSCAKVQTRKGSLLHLTLPKKKKPLGTQELVPGLRCQENGQELSPIALEPGPEPHRAKQEARNQKRAQGRGEVGAGAGPGAQAGPSAKRAVHLCRGPEGDGSRDDPGPRGDAPPFVADPATQVEADEQLCIPPLNSQTCLLGSEENLAPLAGEKAVPPGNDPVSPAMVRSRNPGKDDCAKEEMAVAADAATLVDEPESMVNLAFVKNDSYEKGPDSVVVHVYVKEICRDTSRVLFREQDFTLIFQTRDGNFLRLHPGCGPHTTFRWQVKLRNLIEPEQCTFCFTASRIDICLRKRQSQRWGGLEAPAARVGGAKVAVPTGPTPLDSTPPGGAPHPLTGQEEARAVEKDKSKARSEDTGLDSVATRTPMEHVTPKPETHLASPKPTCMVPPMPHSPVSGDSVEEEEEEEKKVCLPGFTGLVNLGNTCFMNSVIQSLSNTRELRDFFHDRSFEAEINYNNPLGTGGRLAIGFAVLLRALWKGTHHAFQPSKLKAIVASKASQFTGYAQHDAQEFMAFLLDGLHEDLNRIQNKPYTETVDSDGRPDEVVAEEAWQRHKMRNDSFIVDLFQGQYKSKLVCPVCAKVSITFDPFLYLPVPLPQKQKVLPVFYFAREPHSKPIKFLVSVSKENSTASEVLDSLSQSVHVKPENLRLAEVIKNRFHRVFLPSHSLDTVSPSDTLLCFELLSSELAKERVVVLEVQQRPQVPSVPISKCAACQRKQQSEDEKLKRCTRCYRVGYCNQLCQKTHWPDHKGLCRPENIGYPFLVSVPASRLTYARLAQLLEGYARYSVSVFQPPFQPGRMALESQSPGCTTLLSTGSLEAGDSERDPIQPPELQLVTPMAEGDTGLPRVWAAPDRGPVPSTSGISSEMLASGPIEVGSLPAGERVSRPEAAVPGYQHPSEAMNAHTPQFFIYKIDSSNREQRLEDKGDTPLELGDDCSLALVWRNNERLQEFVLVASKELECAEDPGSAGEAARAGHFTLDQCLNLFTRPEVLAPEEAWYCPQCKQHREASKQLLLWRLPNVLIVQLKRFSFRSFIWRDKINDLVEFPVRNLDLSKFCIGQKEEQLPSYDLYAVINHYGGMIGGHYTACARLPNDRSSQRSDVGWRLFDDSTVTTVDESQVVTRYAYVLFYRRRNSPVERPPRAGHSEHHPDLGPAAEAAASQGLGPGQAPEVAPTRTAPERFAPPVDRPAPTYSNMEEVD; via the exons ATGTCTGGCGGGGCCAGTGCCACAGGCCCAAGGAGAGGGCCCCCAGGACTGGAGGACACCACTAGTAAGAAGAAGCAGAAGGATCGAGCAAACCAGGAGAGCAAGGATGGAGATCCTAGGAAAG agacagggtctcgatatgttgcccaggctggtcttgaacctctggcctcaggtgatccttctgcctcagcctcccatgcagctgggatcacaggctcaCGCCACCGTACCCGGCTGTTCTTTCCTTCATCGTCAGGGTCAGCATCCACTCCTCAAGAGGAGCAGACCAAAGAGG GAGCTTGTGAAGACCCTCATGATCTCTTGGCTACTCCCACTCCAGAGTTGTTGCTCGATTGGAGGCAGAGTGCAGAAGAGGTGATTGTCAAGCTTCGTGTGGGAGTAGGTCCCCTGCAGCTGGAGGATGTAGATGCTGCTTTCACAGATACAGACTGTGTGGTGCGGTTTGCAG GTGGTCAGCAGTGGGGTGGTGTCTTCTATGCTGAGATAAAAAGCTCTTGTGCTAAAGTGCAAACCCGCAAGGGCAGTCTCCTGCACCTGACACTGCCCAAAAAG AAGAAACCTCTAGGGACCCAGGAGCTGGTGCCGGGGCTGCGGTGCCAGGAGAATGGGCAGGAACTGTCTCCCATTGCCCTGGAGCCAGGCCCTGAGCCCCACCGGGCTAAGCAGGAGGCCCGGAACCAGAAGCGGGCCCAGGGCCGTGGTGAGGTAGGCGCAGGGGCTGGCCCCGGGGCCCAGGCAGGGCCCAGCGCCAAGAGGGCTGTGCATCTCTGCAGAGGGCCAGAGGGGGACGGGTCCAGGGATGACCCTGGACCCCGGGGTGATGCCCCACCCTTCGTGGCTGACCCAGCCACCCAG GTTGAGGCTGATGAACAGCTTTGCATACCACCGCTGAACTCCCAaacctgcctcctgggctcagaggaGAATTTAGCCCCTTTGGCAGGAGAGAAAGCAGTGCCTCCCGGGAATGACCCAGTCTCTCCAGCCATGGTCCGGAGCAGAAACCCTGGGAAAGATGACTGTGCCAAGGAGGAGATGGCAGTGGCAGCAGATGCTGCAACCTTGGTGGATG AGCCCGAGTCGATGGTGAACCTGGCGTTTGTCAAGAATGACTCGTATGAGAAGGGCCCGGATTCAGTGGTGGTGCACGTGTACGTGAAGGAGATCTGCAGGGACACCTCAAGAGTACTTTTCCGTGAGCAGGACTTCACGCTCATCTTCCAGACcag GGATGGAAACTTCCTGAGGCTGCACCCGGGCTGTGGGCCCCACACCACCTTCCGTTGGCAGGTGAAGCTCAG GAATCTGATTGAGCCAGAGCAGTGCACCTTCTGTTTCACGGCTTCTCGCATCGACATCTGCCTTCGTAAGAGGCAGAGTCAGCGCTGGGGGGGCCTGGAGGCCCCGGCTGCACGAG TGGGTGGTGCAAAGGTTGCCGTGCCGACAGGTCCAACCCCTCTGGATTCAACCCCACCAGGAGgtgctccccaccccctgacaggccagGAGGAGGCCCGGGCTGTGGAGAAGGATAAATCCAAGGCACGATCTGAGGACACAGGGCTAGACAGTGTGGCAACCCGCACACCCATGGAGCATGTAACCCCAAAGCCAGAGACACACCTGGCCTCG CCCAAGCCTACATGCATGGTGCCTCCCATGCCCCACAGCCCAGTTAGTGGAGACAgcgtggaggaggaggaagaggaagagaagaaggtgTGTCTGCCAGGCTTCACTGGCCTTGTCAATTTAGGCAACACCTGCTTCATGAACAGCGTCATTCAGTCTCTGTCCAACACTCGGGAACTCCGGGACTTCTTCCATG ACCGCTCCTTTGAGGCTGAGATCAACTACAACAACCCACTAGGGACTGGTGGGCGTCTGGCCATTGGCTTTGCCGTGCTGCTTCGGGCGCTGTGGAAGGGCACCCACCATGCCTTCCAGCCTTCCAAGTTGAAG GCCATTGTGGCGAGTAAGGCCAGCCAGTTCACAGGCTATGCACAGCATGATGCCCAGGAGTTCATGGCTTTCCTGCTGGATGGGCTGCACGAGGACCTGAATCGCATTCAGAACAAGCCCTACACAGAGACCGTGGATTCAGATGGGCGGCCCGATGAG GTGGTAGCTGAGGAAGCATGGCAGCGGCACAAGATGAGGAATGACTCTTTCATCGTGGACCTATTTCAGGGGCAGTACAAGTCGAAGCTGGTGTGCCCTGTGTGTGCCAAG GTCTCCATCACTTTTGACCCGTTTCTTTATCTGCCGGTGCCCTTGCCACAAAAGCAAAAGGTTCTCCCTGTCTTTTATTTTGCCCGAGAGCCCCACAGCAAGCCCATCAAG TTCCTGGTGAGCGTCAGCAAGGAGAACTCCACTGCGAGCGAAGTATTGGACTCCCTCTCTCAGAGTGTTCATGTGAAGCCTGAGAACCTGCGTTTGGCGGAG GTAATTAAGAATCGTTTTCATCGTGTGTTCCTACCCTCCCACTCACTGGACACTGTGTCCCCATCTGATACGCTCCTCTGCTTTGAGCTGCTATCCTCAGAGTTGGCTAAGGAGCGGGTAGTGGTGCTAGAGGTGCAACAG CGCCCCCAGGTGCCCAGCGTCCCCATCTCCAAGTGTGCAGCCTGCCAGCGGAAGCAACAGTCGGAGGATGAAAAGCTGAAGCGCTGTACCCGGTGCTACCGTGTGGGCTACTGCAACCA GCTCTGCCAGAAAACCCACTGGCCTGACCACAAGGGCCTCTGCCGACCTGAGAACATTGGCTACCCCTTCCTGGTCAGTGTACCTGCCTCACGCCTCACTTATGCCCGCCTCGCTCAGTTGCTAGAGGGCTATGCCCG GTACTCTGTGAGTGTATTCCAGCCACCCTTTCAGCCAGGCCGCATGGCCTTGGAGTCTCAGAGCCCTGGCTGCACCACACTGCTCTCCACAGGTTCCCTGGAGGCTGGGGACAGCGAGAGAGACCCCATTCAGCCACCTGAGCTCCAGCTGGTGACCCCTATGGCTGAGGGGGACACAGGGCTTCCCCGGGTGTGGGCAGCCCCTGACCGGGGTCCTGTGCCCAGCACCAGTGGAATTTCTTCTGAGATGCTGGCCAGTGGGCCCATTGAGGTTGGCTCCTTGCCAGCTGGCGAGAGGGTGTCCCGACCCGAAG CTGCTGTGCCTGGGTACCAGCATCCAAGTGAAGCTATGAATGCCCACACACCCCagttcttcatctataaaattgatTCATCCAACCGAGAGCAGCGGCTAGAGGACAAAG GAGACACCCCACTGGAGCTGGGTGACGACTGTAGCCTGGCTCTCGTCTGGCGGAACAATGAGCGCTTGCAGGAGTTTGTGTTGGTAGCCTCCAAGGAGCTGGAATGTGCTGAGGATCCAGGCTCTGCCGGTGAGGCTGCCCGGGCCGGCCACTTCACCCTGGACCAGTGCCTCAACCTCTTCACACGGCCTGAGGTGCTGGCACCCGAGGAGGCCTG GTACTGCCCACAGTGCAAACAGCACCGTGAGGCCTCCAAGCAGCTGTTGCTATGGCGCCTGCCAAATGTTCTCATCGTGCAGCTCAAGCGCTTCTCCTTTCGTAGTTTTATCTGGCGTGACAAGATCAATGACTTGGTGGAGTTCCCTGTTAG GAACCTGGACCTGAGCAAGTTCTGCATTGGTCAGAAAGAGGAGCAGCTGCCCAGCTACGATCTATATGCTGTCATCAACCACTATGGAGGCATGATTGGTGGCCACTACACTGCCTGTGCACGCCTGCCCAATGATCGTAGCAGTCAGCGCAGTGACGTGG GCTGGCGCTTGTTTGATGACAGCACAGTGACAACGGTAGACGAGAGCCAGGTTGTGACGCGTTATGCCTATGTACTCTTCTACCGCCGGCGGAACTCTCCTGTGGAGAGGCCCCCCAGGGCAGGTCACTCTGAGCACCACCCAGACCTAGGCCCTGCAGCTGAGGCTGCTGCCAGCCAG GGACTAGGCCCTGGCCAGGCCCCCGAGGTGGCCCCCACGCGGACAGCCCCTGAACGCTTCGCCCCCCCTGTGGATCGGCCAGCCCCCACCTACAGCAACATGGAGGAGGTGGATTAG